In Candidatus Kerfeldbacteria bacterium, a single genomic region encodes these proteins:
- a CDS encoding mannose-1-phosphate guanylyltransferase, translated as MNIVILAGGGGTRLWPVSRKKNPKQAQPFIGTKTLLQVTYARQRKGFPIKDIFISSNVTQYPLIKKQLPSVPRRNYILETAKRDTAPAIGLAAVSIHKRNPHGIMMSVGSDHFIKDERAYIRLAKLAEQIIKKNPEYSLLIGVRPTYPEIGYGYVKINKLFSQVGQTEIFYGERFVEKPDLVTAKKYAHSWDYLWNTNMFCWRVDTLLAMYQRYLPEHYRRLMIIQRAIGTSREQAVIKKEFAQMRAVSIDYAIMEKTKKMLVLPATFDWTDVGHWRTVHEVLAQHPHDNIIRGQHIGIDSKSNLIFSYTGRLIGTAGLERMIVIDMEDALLICSQDRAHDVKKIVAEIEKKKLDKYL; from the coding sequence ATGAACATCGTCATATTGGCTGGAGGCGGCGGTACGCGACTGTGGCCCGTCTCACGCAAAAAAAATCCTAAACAAGCGCAGCCATTTATCGGAACTAAAACATTGCTGCAAGTCACCTACGCCCGGCAGCGGAAGGGTTTTCCGATAAAGGATATTTTTATTTCATCGAACGTTACTCAGTATCCACTGATAAAAAAACAGTTGCCGTCAGTACCGCGGCGGAACTATATATTAGAGACAGCCAAGCGTGATACCGCCCCGGCAATCGGCCTCGCGGCTGTGTCTATTCACAAGAGAAATCCACATGGCATCATGATGTCAGTGGGGTCTGATCACTTCATCAAAGATGAACGAGCGTATATCAGATTGGCAAAATTAGCAGAGCAGATTATTAAAAAGAATCCCGAGTATTCGCTCCTGATTGGAGTCAGGCCGACGTATCCTGAAATAGGCTATGGCTATGTGAAAATTAATAAGCTTTTTTCTCAGGTTGGACAGACGGAAATTTTTTATGGTGAGCGGTTTGTCGAGAAACCCGATCTGGTTACGGCTAAGAAGTATGCACACAGTTGGGATTATCTGTGGAATACCAATATGTTCTGCTGGCGGGTGGATACGCTGCTCGCGATGTACCAGCGGTATTTGCCTGAGCACTATCGTCGATTGATGATTATTCAGCGAGCGATTGGTACGTCGCGCGAGCAGGCCGTGATCAAGAAAGAATTTGCCCAGATGCGCGCCGTTTCCATTGATTATGCCATCATGGAGAAAACAAAAAAGATGCTGGTGCTCCCGGCGACGTTTGACTGGACTGATGTGGGGCATTGGCGGACAGTGCATGAAGTCCTGGCGCAGCATCCGCATGATAATATCATCCGTGGCCAACATATCGGCATTGATTCGAAATCAAATTTGATATTTAGCTATACTGGTCGTTTGATCGGTACGGCTGGGCTCGAACGCATGATCGTTATTGATATGGAGGATGCGCTCTTGATTTGCTCTCAGGATCGCGCGCACGACGTAAAGAAAATCGTGGCGGAAATTGAAAAGAAAAAATTAGATAAATACCTTTAA
- a CDS encoding protein-L-isoaspartate(D-aspartate) O-methyltransferase, whose amino-acid sequence MEALISELIEDGHLKTKRIIDAFRKIHRAGFIPEEYRDYATANHPVPIGYNQTISQPLTVAIMLELLQPLPGHHILDIGAGSGWQTALLAEIVGPEGHVFAIERIPALKRTAEKNIAAYNFKNVTLLVGDGTRGYRQGAPYQGIIVAAAAEIGIPDILLEQLAVGGKLVIPVGKHDQDMVLKKKISEHDYTEERIPGFQFVPLVPRQWHEDN is encoded by the coding sequence ATGGAGGCATTGATCAGTGAATTGATCGAAGATGGACATCTAAAGACGAAACGGATCATAGACGCTTTTCGGAAGATTCATCGTGCGGGATTTATCCCCGAGGAATATCGGGATTATGCTACGGCAAATCATCCGGTGCCGATCGGGTATAATCAGACAATTTCTCAGCCGCTGACCGTTGCGATTATGCTCGAGCTGCTGCAGCCACTTCCGGGCCATCATATCTTGGATATCGGCGCAGGGTCAGGCTGGCAGACCGCGTTGCTTGCTGAAATCGTTGGACCCGAGGGACATGTTTTCGCCATTGAACGAATTCCCGCGCTGAAGCGCACCGCCGAAAAAAATATAGCTGCCTACAATTTTAAAAATGTGACGCTGCTCGTTGGCGATGGCACACGCGGGTATCGGCAGGGCGCGCCATATCAGGGGATCATCGTTGCCGCCGCTGCAGAAATTGGCATACCCGATATCTTGCTGGAGCAGTTAGCCGTCGGCGGTAAGCTGGTTATTCCGGTGGGTAAGCATGATCAAGACATGGTGCTTAAGAAAAAAATTAGTGAGCATGATTATACAGAGGAGCGCATTCCGGGATTTCAATTTGTACCTTTGGTTCCTCGGCAGTGGCATGAAGACAATTAA
- a CDS encoding CAP domain-containing protein produces MISHQTSVFLTVAIIVVMLFGVSTLATATTDTPVQPRLIYSTLNAINEERTAAGLNSLVLHDMLNEIALARVNDMVSKVYFGHDYDQMGTVVEFAEKIELPYIYIGENLALGYSDPISLVSAWMDSPDHRKNLLNGNYRGFGLAATETPDGMLIATIFSDVVPKSTNPAALDQPVSIIRAEKKANWDNWPIVISQFLQLRSVHSLDSNQ; encoded by the coding sequence ATGATAAGCCATCAAACATCGGTATTTCTAACCGTGGCAATAATTGTTGTCATGCTATTTGGCGTGTCTACCCTGGCTACCGCCACCACTGACACGCCCGTCCAACCGCGACTCATATATAGTACGCTGAATGCCATTAATGAAGAACGGACTGCCGCCGGACTCAATTCGCTTGTTTTACATGATATGTTGAATGAAATCGCCTTAGCTCGGGTCAATGATATGGTCTCCAAGGTATATTTTGGCCATGATTACGATCAGATGGGTACTGTTGTCGAATTTGCAGAAAAGATAGAGCTGCCATACATATACATTGGCGAAAATCTCGCGCTCGGCTACTCAGATCCTATAAGCCTGGTTTCTGCCTGGATGGACAGTCCGGACCATAGAAAAAACCTACTGAATGGCAATTATCGAGGTTTTGGCCTTGCCGCAACCGAAACGCCAGATGGTATGCTTATTGCCACGATTTTCAGTGATGTTGTTCCCAAATCAACAAATCCAGCTGCGCTAGATCAACCAGTATCAATAATAAGGGCTGAAAAAAAAGCTAATTGGGATAATTGGCCTATTGTTATTAGCCAATTTCTTCAGCTGCGGTCAGTGCACTCTTTAGACTCAAATCAATAA